In one window of Tellurirhabdus rosea DNA:
- a CDS encoding L-threonylcarbamoyladenylate synthase, with translation MTQIGTDLTTAKQLLERGEVVGIPTETVYGLAANALEPDAVVKIFGVKNRPSFDPLIVHTDSLEKVASFVEDIPAPARLLAERFWPGPLTLLLPKKPLIPDLVTSGLDTVAVRVPNHPLTLELLRALSFPLAAPSANPFGYISPTTARHVADQLGDQVPYILDGGACRVGIESTIIGFTETGPVVYRLGGMALEQIEAVTGPLSVRDHSTSNPKAPGMLSSHYAPRKPFVLKPVEELLARYAPERIGALAFQHISPLIPSENQQFLSPAGDFAEAAKNLFAAMRQLDALDIDVIAAELLPEQGLGRAVNDRLRRAAA, from the coding sequence ATGACGCAAATTGGTACGGATTTAACGACTGCGAAGCAGTTGCTGGAGCGGGGCGAGGTGGTCGGCATTCCGACGGAGACGGTTTATGGGCTGGCGGCCAACGCCCTGGAGCCGGATGCCGTCGTGAAAATTTTTGGGGTGAAGAACCGTCCCTCTTTCGACCCGCTGATTGTTCATACCGATTCGCTGGAAAAAGTGGCTTCTTTTGTGGAGGACATTCCGGCACCCGCCCGCCTGTTGGCCGAACGCTTCTGGCCCGGCCCGCTGACGCTCTTACTGCCCAAAAAGCCCCTCATTCCGGATCTGGTGACGTCCGGGCTCGACACGGTGGCCGTCCGGGTGCCGAACCACCCGCTTACCCTTGAGCTGCTGCGCGCGCTGTCTTTTCCGCTGGCCGCCCCCAGCGCCAACCCGTTCGGGTACATCAGTCCGACCACCGCCCGGCATGTGGCCGACCAGCTTGGCGATCAGGTGCCGTACATTCTGGATGGCGGGGCCTGCCGCGTGGGAATCGAATCGACCATCATCGGGTTCACCGAAACCGGTCCGGTCGTTTACCGGCTGGGCGGCATGGCTCTGGAGCAGATCGAAGCGGTAACCGGCCCCCTGTCCGTCCGGGACCATTCGACGTCCAATCCTAAAGCGCCGGGTATGCTTAGCAGCCACTACGCACCGCGCAAGCCGTTTGTGCTGAAACCGGTGGAAGAACTCCTCGCCCGGTATGCTCCCGAGCGGATAGGCGCATTGGCTTTCCAGCACATTTCTCCGCTGATTCCTTCCGAAAATCAGCAGTTCCTTTCCCCCGCCGGTGATTTTGCCGAAGCCGCCAAAAACCTGTTTGCAGCCATGCGCCAGCTGGATGCGCTGGACATTGATGTGATTGCCGCCGAACTGCTTCCGGAACAGGGCCTTGGCCGGGCCGTAAACGACCGCCTGCGCCGGGCAGCGGCCTGA
- a CDS encoding M56 family metallopeptidase gives MNNLLLLPENLVAALGWALLHSLWQGVLIVALLAVLVRKRRTATRYALGVGALSLQVAAFVLTFVLAYEPPRPAAPLTPYTPLTTAAWLDEAPAALPVNWLVQLESLLPIFVTVWLLGTAVLGLRLAGGWLLVQQWTRQGVQTVPVAWQDHIARLSRELAIDRPVRLLESVRVSVPMTVGWLKPVILIPVGMLTHLSPQQVEAVLAHELAHIRRHDYLINFLQSVAEVVFFYHPAIWYLSSRVREEREHLCDEVAIALTGRPLEYAQTLAAVESLRLAAQPSLALAFGGTKSQLLERVRRVLGVAEEPSSRGMTGFLLVAGLVLIAGLAVARQVQQPEEMPTVETTIEELLVEEPDTLLPEAKSPATTSPRVVGTPLDAKQLQLLEEEVRRKEEKMEAISREIERLSEPLESLSEKLGQEGAALERVGQKLDAPGRKLEALGNQFETLAARMAEDSARLPKVRSAEQKALKARIAGQKAELARLQTQMETVIEKQMQPLLKELNVLQQAKLAGVQDSMRQYTDQIARLATEQRLHAAEFERAHRELERAQRALELARPEDVPDPVLAPAAPAAPRAPRRATTPRAPKPAGVKGEYWYNGKRYDSPDDFPRPAPVARPPKAARPALPAPASAPNPAITAEPAEAIEPARPARPPRAPKPADATTPSAPANPPKPPKLDEDEAVWLEAVDKKHKAEVVVIVDSVQTQNGRWTLHKRYHYVKK, from the coding sequence TGGCGTATGAGCCGCCGCGGCCGGCCGCACCGCTGACCCCGTACACGCCCCTGACGACCGCCGCCTGGCTGGACGAAGCGCCCGCCGCGCTGCCGGTCAACTGGCTGGTTCAGCTCGAATCGCTCCTGCCCATCTTCGTGACCGTCTGGCTGCTCGGCACGGCCGTTCTGGGTTTGCGTCTGGCCGGAGGCTGGCTGCTGGTGCAGCAGTGGACCCGTCAGGGCGTGCAGACGGTGCCGGTGGCCTGGCAGGACCACATTGCCCGGCTCAGCCGGGAGCTGGCCATCGACCGTCCGGTGCGGCTCCTGGAGTCGGTGCGCGTGAGTGTCCCGATGACGGTAGGCTGGCTCAAACCGGTCATTCTGATTCCGGTTGGCATGCTGACGCACCTCTCGCCGCAGCAGGTCGAGGCGGTACTCGCTCACGAACTGGCGCACATCCGTCGGCACGATTACCTGATCAATTTCCTGCAATCCGTTGCCGAAGTGGTGTTCTTTTACCACCCCGCCATCTGGTACCTTTCGTCGCGGGTTCGGGAAGAACGCGAACACCTGTGCGACGAGGTGGCCATTGCCCTCACCGGTCGCCCGCTGGAATATGCCCAGACGCTGGCCGCCGTCGAAAGTCTCCGTCTGGCGGCGCAGCCTTCGCTGGCGCTGGCCTTCGGGGGAACCAAGTCCCAGTTGCTGGAACGCGTACGGCGCGTGCTTGGCGTGGCCGAAGAGCCGTCCTCCCGCGGCATGACCGGATTTCTGCTGGTAGCCGGGCTGGTGCTGATTGCCGGGCTGGCCGTCGCCCGACAGGTGCAGCAGCCGGAAGAAATGCCGACAGTCGAAACGACGATTGAGGAACTGCTGGTCGAAGAGCCGGATACGCTTCTGCCGGAGGCAAAATCACCCGCTACGACCAGCCCCCGGGTGGTGGGAACGCCCCTGGACGCCAAACAGCTTCAGTTGCTGGAAGAAGAGGTTCGGCGGAAAGAAGAAAAAATGGAAGCGATCAGCCGGGAAATAGAGCGGCTGAGCGAACCCCTGGAAAGCCTGAGCGAAAAACTGGGTCAGGAGGGTGCGGCGCTGGAGCGGGTCGGTCAAAAACTCGACGCTCCCGGCCGGAAACTCGAAGCGCTGGGCAACCAGTTTGAAACGCTTGCCGCCCGCATGGCGGAAGACAGTGCCCGCCTGCCCAAAGTCAGGTCGGCCGAACAGAAGGCGTTGAAGGCCCGTATCGCGGGGCAGAAAGCGGAGTTGGCCCGTCTGCAGACCCAGATGGAAACGGTGATCGAAAAGCAGATGCAGCCTCTTCTGAAAGAACTGAATGTCCTTCAACAGGCTAAACTGGCTGGTGTTCAGGATTCCATGCGCCAGTACACCGACCAGATTGCCAGGCTGGCGACCGAGCAGCGCCTGCACGCCGCGGAGTTTGAGCGGGCCCACCGCGAACTCGAACGGGCTCAGCGGGCGCTGGAATTGGCCCGGCCGGAAGACGTACCCGACCCGGTTCTTGCCCCGGCGGCCCCCGCGGCTCCCCGGGCACCCCGGCGGGCAACCACACCCCGGGCGCCGAAACCGGCCGGCGTGAAAGGAGAGTACTGGTACAACGGCAAGCGGTACGACAGCCCGGACGATTTTCCCCGGCCGGCTCCGGTGGCGCGCCCCCCAAAGGCCGCCCGTCCGGCTCTGCCGGCTCCAGCTTCGGCTCCGAATCCTGCTATTACTGCCGAACCAGCCGAAGCGATTGAGCCTGCCCGTCCGGCCAGACCGCCGCGTGCTCCAAAGCCTGCCGATGCGACGACTCCTTCGGCTCCCGCCAATCCTCCGAAGCCGCCAAAGCTGGACGAAGACGAAGCCGTGTGGCTGGAAGCAGTTGACAAGAAGCACAAAGCCGAGGTCGTTGTGATCGTTGACAGCGTCCAGACCCAAAACGGCAGGTGGACCCTACACAAACGGTATCACTATGTGAAGAAGTAA